The following coding sequences lie in one Anoplolepis gracilipes chromosome 4, ASM4749672v1, whole genome shotgun sequence genomic window:
- the LOC140664862 gene encoding beta-glucuronidase isoform X1, which produces MAGTAPLFGNFSSDTVTGLTIERGDRCKEGRRSMWHLIFLLIGSAMAGESGPESPTDFFDATIKIEAPLPYEEAFPTPLPGLLYPRESESREVKSLDGLWDFVVSPEGDALKGYREAWYALDDLSKVSEMMKMPVPSSYNDITTSRNLRDHVGAVWYQRTFFVPSSWQDQRVFVRFGSVHYLAQVWVNGVLATNHEMGHLPFEAEISSYLTFGGENRITVAVDNTLLQTSVPQGKIVEMISDNGTVHLQTYTFDFFNYAGIHRSVLLYTAPRVYIEDITVRTGLIGDMGIVKYIIQPAGLREGEIPICRVILHDAEQTLAIKEPVHGLSGTLKVPFARLWWPRGMHSKPGYLYTLEVRLSVENDTKTDIYRLPIGIRTLVWTNTSLLLNDRPVYMRGFGRHEDSAIRGRGFDLVTAVRDHELLQWVGANAYRTSHYPYSDEVLDMADRLGFLVIDECPSVDTENFSPSLLSRHKDSISELIRRDKNRPSVIMWSLANEPRTQLPQAEEYFKQIAHHAKAIDPTRPVTIALARGVQEDKAGQFLDVISFNRYNAWYSNAGRMDMITDRVHGEAEAWYRKYNKPVLMSEYGADTMPGLHELPEYVWSEEYQKELFSRHFEAFDRLRHEGFFIGEFIWNFADFRTAQTYTRVGGNRKGIFTRDRQPKMAAHHVRKRYHALAVELDGAQIPEDVEDYYISSYYSSHSEF; this is translated from the exons ATGGCTGGAACTGCTCCACTTTTTGGCAACTTTTCGTCTGATACTGTAACCGGACTCACGATAGAGCGCGGCGATCGCTGCAAG GAAGGCCGTAGAAGTATGTGGCATTTAATCTTCCTGTTAATCGGCTCTGCGATGGCCGGCGAGTCCGGACCGGAGTCGCCAACAGATTTTTTCGACGCAACGATCAAGATCGAGGCGCCATTGCCTTACGAGGAGGCATTTCCAACTCCGCTTCCTGGTCTACTGTATCCTAGAGAAAGTGAATCCCGTGAG GTAAAATCGCTCGATGGATTATGGGATTTTGTCGTGTCGCCCGAAGGAGATGCGCTAAAAGGATATAGAGAAGCATGGTACGCTTTGGACGATCTATCAAAG GTTAGTGAAATGATGAAGATGCCGGTACCCTCATCCTACAATGACATCACGACGTCACGGAACCTCAGGGACCATGTCGGTGCCGTATGGTACCAGAGAACTTTCTTCGTGCCTTCGTCTTGGCAAGACCAGCGGGTTTTCGTCAGATTCGGTTCAGTCCATTACCTCGCCCAAGTG tGGGTGAACGGCGTTTTGGCGACTAATCACGAAATGGGTCACCTGCCCTTCGAAGCGGAGATCTCGTCGTATCTGACCTTCGGTGGCGAAAATCGTATTACTGTTGCCGTAGATAACACTCTATTGCAAACTAGTGTACCCCAAGGAAAAATCGTGGAAATGATTAGTGACAATGGTACTGTGCACTTGCAGACGTATACCTTCGATTTCTTCAATTACGCGGGTATACACAG ATCCGTTTTATTGTACACCGCGCCACGCGTCTACATTGAGGACATCACGGTGAGGACGGGATTAATCGGCGACATGGGaattgtcaaatatatcaTACAACCGGCCGGATTACGCGAGGGAGAGATACCAATCTGCAGAGTTATTCTGCACGACGCCGAACAGACTCTGGCCATCAAGGAGCCCGTCCACGGCCTGTCCGGTACTCTGAAAGTTCCGTTCGCCAGACTCTGGTGGCCCAGAGGCATGCATTCCAAACCGGGATACCTGTACACTTTGGAG GTGAGACTATCAGTAGAGAATGATACCAAAACGGATATCTACCGATTGCCGATCGGCATCAGGACTCTGGTGTGGACCAACACGAGTCTCCTATTAAACGATCGACCGGTATATATGCGTGGTTTCGGCAGACACGAAGACTCTGCTATCAGAGGACGTGGTTTTGACCTTGTCACCGCTGTTAGGGATCACGAATTGCTCCAATGGGTCGGAGCTAATGCCTATAGGACCAGCCACTATCCTTACAGCGACGAAGTCCTCGATATGGCTGACAg ATTGGGTTTCCTAGTAATCGACGAGTGTCCTTCCGTTGACACGGAAAACTTTTCGCCATCGTTGCTTTCGCGTCACAAGGACTCGATCTCGGAACTCATTCGCAGAGACAAAAATCGGCCCTCTGTGATCATGTGGTCTTTGGCCAACGAGCCAAGGACTCAGCTGCCTCAAGCCGAAGAATACTTCAAACAGATCGCTCATCATGCCAAAGCAATCGATCCTACTAGACCGGTTACTATTGCTCTCGCTCGTGGAGTTCag gAAGATAAAGCTGGTCAGTTTCTCGATGTGATCAGTTTCAATCGTTACAACGCCTGGTATAGCAATGCTGGCAGAATGGACATGATCACTGACAGAGTTCATGGAGAAGCCGAGGCTTggtatagaaaatataacaagCCGGTACTTATGTCCGAATACGGAGCTGATACAATGCCGGGTCTGCATGAG CTACCGGAATACGTATGGAGCGAGGAGTATCAGAAAGAATTATTCTCCAGACACTTTGAAGCCTTCGATCGATTGCGACATGAAGGCTTCTTCATCGGTGAATTCATCTGGAACTTTGCTGATTTCCGCACAGCACAAA CATATACTAGAGTGGGCGGCAATAGAAAAGGAATCTTTACAAGGGACAGGCAGCCAAAAATGGCAGCCCATCATGTTAGGAAAAGATATCATGCCCTCGCAGTCGAATTGGACGGTGCGCAGATACCGGAGGATGTTgaggattattatatttcgtcCTATTATTCTTCACACTCAGAATTCTGA
- the LOC140664862 gene encoding beta-glucuronidase isoform X2 has translation MWHLIFLLIGSAMAGESGPESPTDFFDATIKIEAPLPYEEAFPTPLPGLLYPRESESREVKSLDGLWDFVVSPEGDALKGYREAWYALDDLSKVSEMMKMPVPSSYNDITTSRNLRDHVGAVWYQRTFFVPSSWQDQRVFVRFGSVHYLAQVWVNGVLATNHEMGHLPFEAEISSYLTFGGENRITVAVDNTLLQTSVPQGKIVEMISDNGTVHLQTYTFDFFNYAGIHRSVLLYTAPRVYIEDITVRTGLIGDMGIVKYIIQPAGLREGEIPICRVILHDAEQTLAIKEPVHGLSGTLKVPFARLWWPRGMHSKPGYLYTLEVRLSVENDTKTDIYRLPIGIRTLVWTNTSLLLNDRPVYMRGFGRHEDSAIRGRGFDLVTAVRDHELLQWVGANAYRTSHYPYSDEVLDMADRLGFLVIDECPSVDTENFSPSLLSRHKDSISELIRRDKNRPSVIMWSLANEPRTQLPQAEEYFKQIAHHAKAIDPTRPVTIALARGVQEDKAGQFLDVISFNRYNAWYSNAGRMDMITDRVHGEAEAWYRKYNKPVLMSEYGADTMPGLHELPEYVWSEEYQKELFSRHFEAFDRLRHEGFFIGEFIWNFADFRTAQTYTRVGGNRKGIFTRDRQPKMAAHHVRKRYHALAVELDGAQIPEDVEDYYISSYYSSHSEF, from the exons ATGTGGCATTTAATCTTCCTGTTAATCGGCTCTGCGATGGCCGGCGAGTCCGGACCGGAGTCGCCAACAGATTTTTTCGACGCAACGATCAAGATCGAGGCGCCATTGCCTTACGAGGAGGCATTTCCAACTCCGCTTCCTGGTCTACTGTATCCTAGAGAAAGTGAATCCCGTGAG GTAAAATCGCTCGATGGATTATGGGATTTTGTCGTGTCGCCCGAAGGAGATGCGCTAAAAGGATATAGAGAAGCATGGTACGCTTTGGACGATCTATCAAAG GTTAGTGAAATGATGAAGATGCCGGTACCCTCATCCTACAATGACATCACGACGTCACGGAACCTCAGGGACCATGTCGGTGCCGTATGGTACCAGAGAACTTTCTTCGTGCCTTCGTCTTGGCAAGACCAGCGGGTTTTCGTCAGATTCGGTTCAGTCCATTACCTCGCCCAAGTG tGGGTGAACGGCGTTTTGGCGACTAATCACGAAATGGGTCACCTGCCCTTCGAAGCGGAGATCTCGTCGTATCTGACCTTCGGTGGCGAAAATCGTATTACTGTTGCCGTAGATAACACTCTATTGCAAACTAGTGTACCCCAAGGAAAAATCGTGGAAATGATTAGTGACAATGGTACTGTGCACTTGCAGACGTATACCTTCGATTTCTTCAATTACGCGGGTATACACAG ATCCGTTTTATTGTACACCGCGCCACGCGTCTACATTGAGGACATCACGGTGAGGACGGGATTAATCGGCGACATGGGaattgtcaaatatatcaTACAACCGGCCGGATTACGCGAGGGAGAGATACCAATCTGCAGAGTTATTCTGCACGACGCCGAACAGACTCTGGCCATCAAGGAGCCCGTCCACGGCCTGTCCGGTACTCTGAAAGTTCCGTTCGCCAGACTCTGGTGGCCCAGAGGCATGCATTCCAAACCGGGATACCTGTACACTTTGGAG GTGAGACTATCAGTAGAGAATGATACCAAAACGGATATCTACCGATTGCCGATCGGCATCAGGACTCTGGTGTGGACCAACACGAGTCTCCTATTAAACGATCGACCGGTATATATGCGTGGTTTCGGCAGACACGAAGACTCTGCTATCAGAGGACGTGGTTTTGACCTTGTCACCGCTGTTAGGGATCACGAATTGCTCCAATGGGTCGGAGCTAATGCCTATAGGACCAGCCACTATCCTTACAGCGACGAAGTCCTCGATATGGCTGACAg ATTGGGTTTCCTAGTAATCGACGAGTGTCCTTCCGTTGACACGGAAAACTTTTCGCCATCGTTGCTTTCGCGTCACAAGGACTCGATCTCGGAACTCATTCGCAGAGACAAAAATCGGCCCTCTGTGATCATGTGGTCTTTGGCCAACGAGCCAAGGACTCAGCTGCCTCAAGCCGAAGAATACTTCAAACAGATCGCTCATCATGCCAAAGCAATCGATCCTACTAGACCGGTTACTATTGCTCTCGCTCGTGGAGTTCag gAAGATAAAGCTGGTCAGTTTCTCGATGTGATCAGTTTCAATCGTTACAACGCCTGGTATAGCAATGCTGGCAGAATGGACATGATCACTGACAGAGTTCATGGAGAAGCCGAGGCTTggtatagaaaatataacaagCCGGTACTTATGTCCGAATACGGAGCTGATACAATGCCGGGTCTGCATGAG CTACCGGAATACGTATGGAGCGAGGAGTATCAGAAAGAATTATTCTCCAGACACTTTGAAGCCTTCGATCGATTGCGACATGAAGGCTTCTTCATCGGTGAATTCATCTGGAACTTTGCTGATTTCCGCACAGCACAAA CATATACTAGAGTGGGCGGCAATAGAAAAGGAATCTTTACAAGGGACAGGCAGCCAAAAATGGCAGCCCATCATGTTAGGAAAAGATATCATGCCCTCGCAGTCGAATTGGACGGTGCGCAGATACCGGAGGATGTTgaggattattatatttcgtcCTATTATTCTTCACACTCAGAATTCTGA